The following are from one region of the Ornithorhynchus anatinus isolate Pmale09 chromosome 20, mOrnAna1.pri.v4, whole genome shotgun sequence genome:
- the LRRC32 gene encoding transforming growth factor beta activator LRRC32 isoform X2 — MNLCLLLVLLAAEGGICTFRPLEESPCDMAHLDALCPSRGLERVPATLHPDVRKMDLSGNRLRGLTEQPLAFYAALRHLDVSANQISSIEAGLFARLPQLTHLNLARNRLDRLAPPGPAGLGLLPRVASLDLSANRLFDGLAEAFLRDAPALRSLSLAENSLTRLSAPMFRGCPALEDLDLHSNVVLDIEDGALDGLRHLSVLNLSTNSIACISDFSLRPLRRLDLSRNSIESFQAAEGPDPGPDAGEFRLSWLDLRENRLLRFPRLPQANQLAYLNLANNLIRLGPADGGAGDRPADPDAGRSALGRLQHLDLSSNEIEAVPGGFLEPLASLRVLNLSRNCLRAFSGPRGRGLAALEVLDLSHNVLRRFSAGARGLARLRQLHLQRNALEALPPAAFGGLAAVRLVNLRGNNVSVCEAGPEAGPGPGGCVALSGLATLRHLDLAENALRRLPDGAFRGSPLAALDLSGNPGLRLGARALEGLEPSLRVLHLQGNALPALAVPLPLFPHLERLTLAQNRLSWLPRWTPGGSLRVLDLQNNSFSHLQASDVSALARTLRSLYLSGNPLSCCGNAWLSALVRGDSALLPDPDRLTCRFPPVPGGREEVRVRQLRPEDCQEGHAGPATWLLLLALALLLLTLLLAGLASFSCARRYRLRRRQLKA, encoded by the exons ATGAACCTCTGCCTCCTGTTAGTCCTGCTCGCGGCCGAGGGAGGAATCTGCACCTTCCGGCCCCTGGAGGAGTCTCCCTGTGACATG GCCCACCTGGacgccctctgcccctccagggGTCTGGAGCGGGTGCCCGCCACCCTCCACCCAGACGTGCGCAAGATGGACCTGTCGGGCAACCGCCTCCGCGGCCTGACGGAGCAGCCCCTCGCCTTCTACGCGGCGCTCCGCCACCTGGACGTCAGCGCCAACCAGATCAGCTCCATCGAGGCCGGGCTCTTCGCCCGCCTGCCCCAGCTGACCCACCTGAACCTGGCCCGCAACCGGCTGGACCGCctggcccctcccggccccgccgggctgGGCCTCCTGCCGCGGGTGGCCTCGCTGGACCTGTCGGCCAACCGCCTGTTCGACGGCCTGGCCGAGGCCTTCCTGCGCGACGCCCCGGCGCTGCGCTCCCTGTCCCTGGCCGAGAACAGCCTCACCCGGCTCTCGGCGCCCATGTTCCGCGGCTGCCCGGCCCTGGAGGACCTGGACCTGCACAGCAACGTGGTCCTGGACATCGAGGACGGCGCGCTGGACGGGCTGCGGCACCTCTCGGTCCTCAACCTCTCCACCAACTCCATCGCCTGCATCTCCGACTTCAGCCTCCGGCCGCTGCGGCGCCTGGACCTGAGCCGCAACAGCATCGAGAGCTTCCAGGCGGCCGaaggccccgaccccggccccgacgcCGGCGAGTTCCGGCTCAGCTGGCTGGACCTGCGGGAGAACCGGCTCCTGCGCTTCCCGCGGCTTCCCCAGGCCAACCAGCTGGCCTACCTGAACCTGGCCAACAACCTCATCCGCCTGGGCCCGGCCGACGGCGGGGCCGGCGACCGGCCGGCGGACCCGGACGCCGGCCGGTCGGCGCTGGGCCGGCTCCAGCACCTGGATCTGAGCTCCAACGAGATCGAGGCGGTGCCCGGCGGCTTCCTGGAGCCCCTGGCGTCCCTGCGGGTGCTGAACCTGAGCCGCAACTGCCTGCGGGCCTTctcggggccgcggggccgcgggCTGGCCGCCCTGGAGGTGCTGGACCTCAGCCACAACGTCCTGCGCCGCTTCAGCGCCGGGGCCCGCGGCCTGGCCCGCCTGCGCCAGCTGCACCTGCAGCGCAACGCGCTGGAGGCCCTGCCGCCGGCCGCCTTCGGGGGCCTGGCCGCCGTCCGGCTGGTCAACCTGAGGGGCAACAACGTCAGCGTGTGCGAggccgggccggaggccgggcccgggccgggcggctgCGTCGCCTTGTCCGGCCTGGCCACCCTCCGCCACCTGGACCTGGCGGAGAACGCGCTGCGCCGCCTCCCCGACGGGGCGTTCCGGGGCTCGCCGCTGGCCGCCCTCGATCTGTCCGGCAACCCGGGGCTGCGGCTCGGGGCGCGGGCCCTGGAGGGGCTGGAGCCGTCGCTGCGCGTCCTGCACCTGCAGGGCAACGCGCTGCCGGCCCTGgccgtccccctgcccctcttcccgcaCCTGGAGCGCCTGACCCTGGCCCAGAACCGCCTGAGCTGGCTGCCCCGCTGGACGCCCGGCGGCTCCTTGCGGGTGCTGGACCTGCAGAACAACAGCTTCAGCCACCTCCAGGCCAGCGACGTCTCGGCCCTGGCCCGGACCCTGCGGAGCCTCTACCTGTCCGGGAACCCGCTGAGCTGCTGCGGGAACGCCTGGCTGTCCGCTCTGGTGCGCGGGGACAGCGCGCTCCTCCCGGACCCCGACCGCCTGACCTGCCGCTTCCCGCCGGTGcccggaggccgggaggaggtGCGGGTGCGCCAGCTGCGGCCCGAGGACTGCCAGGAGGGCCATGCGGGGCCCGCCACCTGGTTGCTCCTGCTGGCTCtggcgctgctgctgctgacgcTGCTCCTGGCCGGACTGGCCTCCTTCTCCTGCGCCCGGCGCTACAGGCTCAGGAGGCGGCAGCTCAAAGCCTGA
- the LRRC32 gene encoding transforming growth factor beta activator LRRC32 isoform X1, with translation MNLCLLLVLLAAEGGICTFRPLEESPCDMGSGAGARHPPPRRAQDGPVGQPPPRPDGAAPRLLRGAPPPGRQRQPDQLHRGRALRPPAPADPPEPGPQPAGPPGPSRPRRAGPPAAGGLAGPVGQPPVRRPGRGLPARRPGAALPVPGREQPHPALGAHVPRLPGPGGPGPAQQRGPGHRGRRAGRAAAPLGPQPLHQLHRLHLRLQPPAAAAPGPEPQQHRELPGGRRPRPRPRRRRVPAQLAGPAGEPAPALPAASPGQPAGLPEPGQQPHPPGPGRRRGRRPAGGPGRRPVGAGPAPAPGSELQRDRGGARRLPGAPGVPAGAEPEPQLPAGLLGAAGPRAGRPGGAGPQPQRPAPLQRRGPRPGPPAPAAPAAQRAGGPAAGRLRGPGRRPAGQPEGQQRQRVRGRAGGRARAGRLRRLVRPGHPPPPGPGGERAAPPPRRGVPGLAAGRPRSVRQPGAAARGAGPGGAGAVAARPAPAGQRAAGPGRPPAPLPAPGAPDPGPEPPELAAPLDARRLLAGAGPAEQQLQPPPGQRRLGPGPDPAEPLPVREPAELLRERLAVRSGARGQRAPPGPRPPDLPLPAGARRPGGGAGAPAAARGLPGGPCGARHLVAPAGSGAAAADAAPGRTGLLLLRPALQAQEAAAQSLRAVRGRGPGPSRSPGAPRPQRGRRSGGPRRTRGAGHLGALARRPAPVLSGSTAFTEKQRGLVARARAWRSEGVDGLTSAAV, from the exons ATGAACCTCTGCCTCCTGTTAGTCCTGCTCGCGGCCGAGGGAGGAATCTGCACCTTCCGGCCCCTGGAGGAGTCTCCCTGTGACATG ggGTCTGGAGCGGGTGCCCGCCACCCTCCACCCAGACGTGCGCAAGATGGACCTGTCGGGCAACCGCCTCCGCGGCCTGACGGAGCAGCCCCTCGCCTTCTACGCGGCGCTCCGCCACCTGGACGTCAGCGCCAACCAGATCAGCTCCATCGAGGCCGGGCTCTTCGCCCGCCTGCCCCAGCTGACCCACCTGAACCTGGCCCGCAACCGGCTGGACCGCctggcccctcccggccccgccgggctgGGCCTCCTGCCGCGGGTGGCCTCGCTGGACCTGTCGGCCAACCGCCTGTTCGACGGCCTGGCCGAGGCCTTCCTGCGCGACGCCCCGGCGCTGCGCTCCCTGTCCCTGGCCGAGAACAGCCTCACCCGGCTCTCGGCGCCCATGTTCCGCGGCTGCCCGGCCCTGGAGGACCTGGACCTGCACAGCAACGTGGTCCTGGACATCGAGGACGGCGCGCTGGACGGGCTGCGGCACCTCTCGGTCCTCAACCTCTCCACCAACTCCATCGCCTGCATCTCCGACTTCAGCCTCCGGCCGCTGCGGCGCCTGGACCTGAGCCGCAACAGCATCGAGAGCTTCCAGGCGGCCGaaggccccgaccccggccccgacgcCGGCGAGTTCCGGCTCAGCTGGCTGGACCTGCGGGAGAACCGGCTCCTGCGCTTCCCGCGGCTTCCCCAGGCCAACCAGCTGGCCTACCTGAACCTGGCCAACAACCTCATCCGCCTGGGCCCGGCCGACGGCGGGGCCGGCGACCGGCCGGCGGACCCGGACGCCGGCCGGTCGGCGCTGGGCCGGCTCCAGCACCTGGATCTGAGCTCCAACGAGATCGAGGCGGTGCCCGGCGGCTTCCTGGAGCCCCTGGCGTCCCTGCGGGTGCTGAACCTGAGCCGCAACTGCCTGCGGGCCTTctcggggccgcggggccgcgggCTGGCCGCCCTGGAGGTGCTGGACCTCAGCCACAACGTCCTGCGCCGCTTCAGCGCCGGGGCCCGCGGCCTGGCCCGCCTGCGCCAGCTGCACCTGCAGCGCAACGCGCTGGAGGCCCTGCCGCCGGCCGCCTTCGGGGGCCTGGCCGCCGTCCGGCTGGTCAACCTGAGGGGCAACAACGTCAGCGTGTGCGAggccgggccggaggccgggcccgggccgggcggctgCGTCGCCTTGTCCGGCCTGGCCACCCTCCGCCACCTGGACCTGGCGGAGAACGCGCTGCGCCGCCTCCCCGACGGGGCGTTCCGGGGCTCGCCGCTGGCCGCCCTCGATCTGTCCGGCAACCCGGGGCTGCGGCTCGGGGCGCGGGCCCTGGAGGGGCTGGAGCCGTCGCTGCGCGTCCTGCACCTGCAGGGCAACGCGCTGCCGGCCCTGgccgtccccctgcccctcttcccgcaCCTGGAGCGCCTGACCCTGGCCCAGAACCGCCTGAGCTGGCTGCCCCGCTGGACGCCCGGCGGCTCCTTGCGGGTGCTGGACCTGCAGAACAACAGCTTCAGCCACCTCCAGGCCAGCGACGTCTCGGCCCTGGCCCGGACCCTGCGGAGCCTCTACCTGTCCGGGAACCCGCTGAGCTGCTGCGGGAACGCCTGGCTGTCCGCTCTGGTGCGCGGGGACAGCGCGCTCCTCCCGGACCCCGACCGCCTGACCTGCCGCTTCCCGCCGGTGcccggaggccgggaggaggtGCGGGTGCGCCAGCTGCGGCCCGAGGACTGCCAGGAGGGCCATGCGGGGCCCGCCACCTGGTTGCTCCTGCTGGCTCtggcgctgctgctgctgacgcTGCTCCTGGCCGGACTGGCCTCCTTCTCCTGCGCCCGGCGCTACAGGCTCAGGAGGCGGCAGCTCAAAGCCTGAGGGCCGTCCGGGGGCGaggcccgggcccctcccgctccccgggcgccccccgcccccaacgaggTCGACGCTCGGGAGGACCCCGCCGGACTCGAGGAGCCGGACACCTCGGGGCTCTCGCCCGGCGCCCCGCTCCGGTCCTCTCCGGGTCGACGGCctttaccgagaagcagcgtggactggtggcgagagcacgggcttggaggtcGGAGGGCGTGGACGGTCTGacctcggctgctgtgtga